A portion of the Adhaeribacter radiodurans genome contains these proteins:
- a CDS encoding SusC/RagA family TonB-linked outer membrane protein: MKLTIMLLTVAFLQVSAKANSQNISISEKNTSLEKVFEIIHKQSGYLFIYNNELLKTAKPVTLNLRAVSLEQALSSILEGQPLTYTLLDKTIIIRAKAAPPKAAILNIDVKGKVQDEKGEPLPGVSIQISGTSQGTVTDASGNFSINVPENASLIFSYIGYANQTVAVNGRVEITVTMAADEKVLNEVVVTALGISREKKALAYSVSEVKGDEFTQARENNLANALTGKIAGVNATGLSTGPGGSSRVIIRGNGSLAGSNTPLYVINGMPLDNSTPGGSATTNGGGTNVDRGDGIAGINPDDIESISVLKGGTAAALYGSRAANGVILITTKKGRAQQGIGVQYNSTFTAENVSVFPDWQYEYGQGLEGRKPADASQAIQTGRWSWGAKIDGSDFIAADGKTHPYVAQKNNIKNFYQTGKTFTNTLAFNGGTEALNFRLSLSDLDSKAILPNSTYDRKNATLSLNSKIGKRITIEGLAQYNNEKAHNRPSAGDATGNPNWTPYMIANTVDMRWLRPGYDANGMETPWNDAGVATNAYFVVNKFQNNDSKNRFIGQASIQFNLLDNLYIKGQVARDFSNYNFESTIPTGTIYTTGSKGEMSQFTNESSETNAMVTANYNTNLSENFGLNVLAGANRRNNYIRSYNLAGNQFIIPFFYTFSNLTNTTQSQSFSETATNSLFGSVDLDYKGFAYLTFTGRNDWFSTLSPKNNSVFYPSVGGSFILSQALQLPRAISLAKLRASWAQVGGGGPNPYQINLSYSMVPSSTVPLQDVTSTTISNQVLGPLTSTTAEVGLDLQFFERRLGLDVTLYNRKTTNDIVSTAISPTSGFENIILNVGEMYNKGIETLITGTPVKTNNFSWNTSYNFAYNKNEVVRLAEGLNTIQMATTVNNYANVNSTVGQPYGVITGYTMARDENNNIIFDPKSGFPVRSPLKQLGNGVAPLTMGLTNEFTYKNFSLNVLLDGKFGNKVFSMMEVYGIRMGLLKMTLPGRENGLEVNGVTPEGAPYSRTVPVKDLRVWYDNYKNYSDVFLHDGSFVKLRQVIFTYNIPANKIPILKLQNASISFVARNLAILYRKTDNFDPESSFTNGNAQGFESFGLPRTRSMGVNFMVRF, from the coding sequence AGCTCTATTCTGGAAGGCCAGCCCCTTACCTATACCTTGCTGGATAAAACTATTATTATCCGGGCGAAAGCCGCTCCTCCGAAAGCAGCAATATTAAATATTGATGTAAAAGGAAAAGTTCAGGACGAAAAAGGGGAACCCTTACCCGGTGTGAGCATTCAGATAAGCGGCACTTCCCAAGGTACCGTAACCGATGCTTCTGGAAATTTTTCGATTAATGTCCCGGAAAATGCCAGTTTAATTTTTTCCTACATTGGCTATGCCAACCAAACCGTAGCAGTAAATGGCCGGGTTGAAATTACCGTTACCATGGCCGCCGATGAAAAGGTTTTAAACGAAGTAGTGGTTACGGCTTTAGGTATTTCCCGGGAAAAGAAAGCCTTAGCTTATTCGGTATCCGAAGTAAAAGGCGATGAATTTACCCAAGCCCGCGAAAACAACCTTGCCAATGCTTTAACCGGAAAAATTGCCGGGGTAAATGCTACGGGTTTATCTACGGGCCCGGGTGGTTCCAGCCGGGTAATTATCCGGGGCAATGGTTCTTTGGCTGGTTCTAACACGCCTTTATATGTAATTAACGGTATGCCCCTGGATAACTCTACGCCAGGTGGTAGCGCTACTACCAACGGAGGTGGCACCAACGTAGACCGCGGCGATGGTATTGCCGGCATTAACCCCGACGATATAGAAAGTATTTCCGTGCTAAAAGGTGGTACGGCGGCGGCTTTGTACGGTTCCCGGGCCGCCAACGGCGTTATTTTAATTACCACTAAAAAAGGCCGGGCGCAGCAAGGTATTGGCGTGCAGTATAATTCTACCTTTACCGCCGAGAACGTTTCTGTTTTCCCGGATTGGCAATACGAATACGGCCAGGGCTTGGAAGGCCGGAAACCAGCCGATGCTTCGCAGGCGATTCAAACGGGCCGCTGGTCGTGGGGAGCTAAGATTGATGGCTCTGATTTTATTGCAGCCGATGGCAAAACCCACCCGTACGTAGCTCAGAAAAATAACATTAAAAATTTCTACCAGACTGGTAAAACTTTTACTAATACGCTGGCTTTTAACGGCGGCACCGAAGCTTTAAATTTCCGGCTTTCTTTATCCGACCTCGACAGCAAAGCCATTCTTCCTAATTCTACTTACGACCGCAAAAACGCCACTTTAAGTTTAAACAGCAAAATTGGCAAAAGAATTACCATTGAAGGTTTAGCCCAGTACAACAACGAAAAAGCCCATAATCGCCCTAGTGCCGGCGATGCTACCGGTAACCCCAACTGGACGCCTTACATGATTGCCAACACCGTAGACATGCGGTGGCTAAGACCGGGCTACGATGCCAACGGCATGGAAACTCCCTGGAACGATGCCGGCGTAGCTACCAACGCTTACTTTGTAGTAAATAAATTTCAGAATAACGATAGCAAAAACCGCTTTATCGGTCAGGCCAGCATCCAGTTTAATTTGCTCGACAACTTATACATCAAAGGCCAGGTAGCCCGCGATTTTAGTAACTACAACTTCGAATCGACTATTCCAACCGGTACTATTTATACCACGGGTAGCAAAGGCGAAATGAGCCAGTTCACCAACGAATCGAGTGAAACCAACGCCATGGTCACCGCCAACTACAACACCAATCTTAGCGAAAACTTTGGTCTGAATGTATTAGCCGGTGCTAACCGGCGTAATAATTACATCCGGAGCTATAATTTAGCGGGTAACCAGTTTATTATTCCTTTTTTCTATACTTTCTCTAACTTAACCAATACCACCCAATCGCAGAGTTTTTCCGAAACCGCTACTAATTCCTTATTCGGTTCCGTAGATTTAGATTACAAAGGTTTTGCGTATTTAACTTTCACTGGTCGAAACGACTGGTTTTCGACCTTAAGCCCGAAGAACAACAGTGTTTTTTATCCATCGGTTGGTGGTAGCTTTATCTTATCACAGGCGCTGCAATTGCCCCGGGCCATTAGCTTAGCTAAGTTAAGAGCTTCCTGGGCGCAGGTTGGCGGCGGCGGACCTAATCCGTACCAGATTAATTTATCGTACAGCATGGTTCCCAGCAGTACCGTGCCCTTGCAGGACGTAACCAGCACTACCATTTCTAACCAGGTTTTAGGTCCTTTAACTTCTACTACCGCCGAAGTAGGCTTGGATTTACAATTCTTTGAACGCCGCTTAGGTTTAGATGTAACACTTTACAACCGCAAAACCACCAATGATATTGTTTCTACCGCTATTAGCCCTACTTCCGGTTTCGAGAACATAATTTTAAACGTGGGCGAAATGTACAATAAAGGAATTGAGACTTTAATTACCGGTACACCGGTTAAAACCAACAATTTCTCATGGAATACCAGCTACAATTTTGCCTATAACAAAAACGAAGTAGTGCGCTTAGCCGAAGGCTTAAACACCATTCAGATGGCTACTACGGTAAATAACTACGCCAACGTAAACAGCACGGTAGGTCAGCCTTACGGGGTAATTACCGGTTATACCATGGCCCGCGACGAAAATAACAACATTATTTTCGACCCGAAATCAGGCTTTCCGGTACGCTCGCCTTTAAAACAATTAGGTAACGGGGTAGCCCCGCTCACCATGGGCTTAACCAACGAGTTTACTTATAAAAACTTCTCTTTAAATGTGTTGCTCGACGGAAAGTTTGGCAACAAAGTTTTCTCGATGATGGAAGTGTACGGGATCCGGATGGGTTTGCTTAAAATGACTTTACCCGGCCGGGAAAATGGCTTAGAAGTTAATGGCGTAACCCCGGAAGGTGCTCCTTATTCGCGTACGGTACCTGTAAAAGATTTGCGGGTATGGTATGATAATTACAAGAATTACTCCGATGTGTTTTTACACGATGGTAGTTTCGTGAAGCTTCGTCAGGTAATTTTCACCTATAATATCCCGGCCAATAAAATTCCTATACTCAAGTTACAGAACGCTTCTATCTCTTTTGTGGCGCGTAACCTGGCCATTCTATACCGCAAAACCGACAACTTCGACCCGGAATCCAGCTTTACCAACGGTAATGCGCAGGGTTTTGAATCGTTTGGTTTGCCCCGTACCCGCAGCATGGGTGTGAATTTTATGGTTAGATTTTAA
- a CDS encoding SusD/RagB family nutrient-binding outer membrane lipoprotein: MKINSKLSSFIYSLSLCASLCLVTACDDGFEEMNVNPNAYEKVVPEFMFSKALYDGTRNRLGGADGAMQYTTSFNEVAGFGSKYIFLQGSAPYGVFTSAYTNEIQEITDVILSIKDDPNNSNKLAASRIWRAYSFHRVTDLYGDIPYTQAGLGYREGILKPKYDKQEDIYKDMLKELEEATSQFDASKPTFGNADVIYGGNIDKWKKFGYSLMLRLGMRLTKVDPTLAEAWVRKAIAGGVIVNDADIAQVLFVAGGQAINQNPLANSYLSSDYSAANGSTNREGGKYANTFINYLQNNNDPRLRVLSVVWVNGKPDTTAAIQKGMPQNFQTKPADFVTYSEPNPATLLRLDTPVLLMTSAEMNFLLAEAALRSWYTGETPEQLYNNGVRSAMKQWGAWGGAGLISDAQITTYLASHPYNAAGTLEQQMEQIHTQFWASLFPDSQEVFANWRRTGYPALVPNNVPGNATNATIFRRMLYPTIEESLNPENLQEAVNRLGGNTFLTRIWWDK, encoded by the coding sequence ATGAAAATAAATAGCAAATTATCCTCCTTTATATATAGCCTTAGTCTCTGCGCTTCTTTATGCTTAGTCACAGCCTGCGACGATGGATTTGAAGAAATGAACGTGAATCCGAACGCTTACGAAAAAGTAGTTCCGGAATTTATGTTCAGTAAAGCTTTGTACGACGGTACCCGCAACCGGCTGGGCGGCGCCGATGGTGCCATGCAGTACACCACCAGTTTTAACGAAGTAGCCGGTTTTGGTTCTAAATACATTTTCCTCCAAGGCTCGGCGCCTTACGGCGTATTTACCAGCGCCTACACCAACGAAATTCAGGAAATTACCGATGTTATTTTAAGCATTAAAGACGACCCGAATAATAGTAATAAACTGGCAGCATCGCGCATTTGGCGGGCTTACAGCTTCCATAGAGTTACTGATTTATACGGCGACATTCCGTACACCCAGGCTGGTTTGGGTTACCGCGAAGGAATATTAAAACCGAAATACGACAAACAGGAAGATATTTACAAAGACATGCTGAAAGAGCTGGAAGAAGCTACCAGTCAGTTTGATGCTTCTAAACCAACTTTTGGTAATGCCGATGTTATTTACGGCGGCAATATTGATAAATGGAAAAAATTTGGTTATTCCCTGATGTTACGCCTGGGCATGCGCCTGACCAAAGTAGACCCAACTCTGGCCGAAGCCTGGGTGAGAAAAGCCATTGCGGGCGGAGTAATCGTAAACGATGCGGATATTGCGCAAGTACTATTCGTGGCCGGCGGCCAGGCGATCAATCAAAACCCCTTAGCCAATTCTTACCTTTCCAGCGATTACTCTGCGGCCAATGGCAGCACCAACCGCGAAGGCGGTAAATATGCCAATACGTTCATCAACTATTTACAAAACAATAACGACCCGCGCTTAAGAGTACTTTCGGTAGTTTGGGTAAATGGCAAACCCGATACTACGGCCGCTATTCAAAAAGGCATGCCGCAGAATTTCCAAACCAAACCCGCCGATTTTGTAACGTATTCCGAACCGAACCCAGCCACTTTGCTGCGCTTAGATACACCGGTTTTACTTATGACCAGCGCCGAAATGAATTTCTTACTCGCCGAAGCCGCTTTGCGGAGCTGGTATACCGGCGAAACTCCGGAACAATTATATAACAACGGGGTGCGTTCCGCCATGAAACAATGGGGCGCATGGGGCGGCGCCGGCCTTATTTCCGATGCACAAATTACTACTTATTTAGCCAGCCATCCTTACAATGCTGCTGGTACTTTAGAGCAGCAAATGGAGCAAATTCATACACAGTTCTGGGCCTCACTTTTCCCTGATTCGCAGGAAGTATTTGCCAACTGGCGGCGCACGGGCTATCCGGCTTTAGTTCCGAACAATGTTCCGGGTAATGCTACTAATGCCACTATTTTCCGGCGCATGTTATACCCAACCATTGAAGAAAGCTTAAACCCAGAGAATCTGCAGGAAGCTGTAAATCGCTTAGGGGGTAATACTTTCTTAACCCGCATCTGGTGGGATAAATAA
- a CDS encoding RidA family protein: MNKTPRRSILKKLLASVAGISGFGLAAKANGLESSEKEAFNITNYQDVPLFSGSTKHGNLIFVAGKGAHFDGDIKAHTEHVLKELETELTKAGSSMQKVLKVNVYLADLNDYKAMNEVYKGKFGSKPPVRTTVATYGGVPGDSLVEMDCIAYV, from the coding sequence ATGAACAAGACGCCTAGAAGATCCATCTTAAAAAAGTTACTTGCCTCTGTGGCTGGCATTAGCGGATTTGGTTTAGCTGCCAAAGCGAACGGTTTGGAAAGCTCAGAAAAAGAAGCTTTTAACATTACCAACTACCAGGATGTACCCTTATTTTCTGGTTCTACCAAGCACGGTAATTTAATTTTTGTTGCGGGTAAAGGAGCTCACTTTGATGGCGATATTAAAGCGCATACCGAACACGTATTAAAAGAATTAGAAACCGAGCTAACCAAGGCGGGTTCTTCTATGCAGAAGGTGTTAAAAGTAAACGTTTACCTCGCTGACTTAAACGATTACAAAGCCATGAACGAAGTGTACAAAGGCAAATTCGGCAGCAAACCTCCGGTACGTACCACAGTTGCAACTTACGGCGGTGTACCCGGCGATTCGCTCGTAGAAATGGATTGCATCGCTTACGTGTAA
- a CDS encoding amidohydrolase/deacetylase family metallohydrolase — protein sequence MLKTLIAALCLLPYTLVFAQNQPYNIVIKGGHVIDPKNNIDSPMDVAITDGKIALVAKNIDAKQGIQVVDAKGLYVTPGLIDIHTHHFYGTNMDQTYMNGPNAFPPDGFTFRNGVTTVVDAGSPGWRTFPIYKKQTIDASKTRVLAFLNISGEGMRGGNYEQNTSDMDAKLSANTARQYKDYVVGFKVAHFEGPDWTPVDRAVEAGKLAGGLPVMIDFGGSNPPLSIEELFTKHLRPGDIYTHAFGQLASREYIVDLTTKKVKPFVWEAQKRGIIFDVGYGGISFAFSQAVPALANKFYPNTISTDIHIGSMNEAMKDMLTTMSKFLAMGMDLQSVIKASTWTPAQVIKHEELGHLSVGAPADVAVLGVRKGKFGLFDYTGYKIDTDKRLECELTVRDGKVVYNLNGITTPVVLPRNAPASRPTTQSSRTH from the coding sequence ATGCTAAAAACTTTAATTGCCGCTTTGTGCCTGTTACCTTACACGCTCGTTTTTGCTCAGAACCAACCTTACAACATTGTTATTAAAGGTGGGCACGTGATTGATCCGAAGAACAATATTGATAGCCCCATGGATGTAGCCATTACAGATGGAAAAATAGCTCTGGTAGCTAAAAACATCGACGCTAAACAAGGCATACAGGTGGTAGATGCCAAAGGATTGTACGTTACACCGGGTTTAATTGATATCCATACGCACCATTTTTACGGCACCAACATGGACCAGACGTACATGAATGGACCCAATGCTTTTCCGCCGGATGGTTTTACTTTCCGGAATGGCGTAACTACCGTGGTAGATGCCGGTAGCCCAGGTTGGCGCACCTTCCCCATCTATAAAAAACAAACCATTGATGCTTCTAAAACCCGCGTACTGGCTTTTTTAAATATTTCCGGAGAAGGCATGCGTGGGGGCAATTACGAGCAAAACACCAGCGACATGGATGCTAAATTATCGGCTAATACCGCACGGCAATACAAAGATTACGTGGTAGGTTTTAAAGTAGCCCACTTCGAAGGTCCGGACTGGACTCCCGTAGACCGCGCCGTGGAAGCGGGTAAATTAGCTGGTGGCCTGCCGGTAATGATTGACTTTGGGGGCAGCAACCCTCCTCTTTCTATTGAAGAATTGTTTACCAAACACTTACGCCCCGGCGATATTTACACGCACGCTTTCGGCCAGTTAGCTAGCCGTGAATACATTGTGGATTTAACTACCAAAAAAGTAAAGCCATTTGTGTGGGAAGCCCAGAAACGCGGAATTATATTTGACGTGGGTTACGGCGGAATTAGTTTTGCCTTTTCACAGGCCGTACCCGCCCTGGCTAATAAATTTTATCCTAACACCATCAGCACCGACATTCACATTGGTAGCATGAACGAGGCCATGAAAGATATGCTTACCACCATGTCTAAATTTTTGGCGATGGGCATGGATCTGCAAAGTGTTATTAAAGCCAGCACCTGGACCCCTGCTCAGGTAATTAAACACGAAGAACTAGGTCATTTATCCGTAGGTGCCCCGGCCGACGTGGCGGTATTGGGGGTGCGCAAAGGTAAATTTGGTTTGTTTGATTATACCGGTTATAAAATTGATACCGATAAAAGGCTGGAATGCGAACTTACCGTACGCGACGGCAAAGTAGTATACAATTTAAATGGTATTACTACGCCGGTGGTATTACCCCGGAACGCTCCTGCTTCGCGCCCAACTACGCAATCATCCCGAACACATTAA
- a CDS encoding PQQ-dependent sugar dehydrogenase has protein sequence MAIISTFLNRACFLGALLAIPGLCLSQDIKDPEKTTPNTQPTNAPAIKPLRALRPDIQISHVMTVEPKAVRLLYQAKTGDLWYTTFDGDVYQIKNNKDATPASQKVFSAQEHGIIRLQGAVFLDNTLFLCGNTSVNNGKGTTGRMVRYDLGTPGKPTMTEVFNTVEYGTNKTTFDHGWNALEVSPDGKYIYVNSGARTDHGEVQDNGGLYPNARNGALTGNIFRFPISAKNVLLPNDLVKLKADGYLYAEGIRNAYDLAFDGEGNLFGVSNSPDYDMPEDMFWIREGHHYGFPWVMGGIENPQQYPDWQPSPETDPFINKFAHAWQVRYFHNDPEFPKRPEGVKFTPGVQNLGPDANEYRTNAGKVVDGDQTGITISTFTPHASPLGLLFDKKKVLAKDLKGDGFVIRYSLGARSSLMKPFTEEGADLLHLDLTYNKAADNYFVKTTRLVDGFKEASDAVMVGNEVYVIEYGGRVGGNLWKITLPKDSKAKITEFVSQNNSK, from the coding sequence ATGGCAATTATTTCTACTTTTTTAAACCGGGCTTGCTTTCTGGGTGCTTTATTGGCCATTCCCGGATTATGCCTGAGTCAGGATATTAAAGACCCTGAAAAAACTACTCCCAACACGCAGCCTACCAATGCTCCGGCCATTAAACCATTGCGGGCATTACGGCCAGATATTCAAATAAGCCACGTGATGACGGTAGAACCCAAAGCCGTCCGGTTGTTGTATCAAGCCAAAACCGGTGATTTGTGGTATACTACTTTCGATGGCGACGTGTATCAGATAAAAAATAATAAAGATGCTACGCCTGCCAGCCAGAAAGTATTCTCGGCGCAGGAACATGGCATTATCCGTTTGCAGGGAGCTGTTTTTTTAGATAATACCTTGTTTTTATGCGGCAATACAAGTGTAAATAATGGCAAAGGCACTACCGGCCGCATGGTACGCTACGACCTGGGCACTCCGGGCAAGCCTACCATGACGGAAGTATTTAATACCGTAGAATATGGCACCAACAAAACTACCTTCGACCACGGCTGGAACGCCCTGGAAGTAAGCCCCGACGGGAAATACATTTACGTTAACAGCGGGGCCCGTACCGATCACGGCGAGGTACAGGACAACGGCGGGCTTTACCCCAATGCCCGTAATGGCGCTTTAACGGGCAATATCTTCCGCTTTCCAATTTCTGCTAAAAACGTTCTTTTACCCAACGATTTAGTTAAATTAAAAGCCGATGGTTATCTATACGCCGAAGGAATTCGCAATGCTTACGATCTGGCATTTGATGGTGAAGGCAACTTGTTTGGCGTCTCCAACTCCCCGGATTATGATATGCCCGAAGATATGTTCTGGATCCGGGAAGGGCACCATTACGGTTTTCCATGGGTAATGGGCGGCATCGAAAATCCGCAGCAATACCCCGATTGGCAACCAAGTCCGGAAACCGACCCATTCATCAATAAATTTGCGCATGCCTGGCAGGTACGGTATTTCCACAACGACCCTGAATTTCCGAAAAGACCGGAAGGCGTAAAGTTTACCCCCGGCGTACAAAACCTGGGACCAGATGCCAACGAGTACCGCACCAACGCAGGCAAAGTAGTAGACGGTGACCAAACCGGAATTACCATTAGTACGTTTACACCGCACGCTTCGCCGCTGGGTTTGCTTTTTGATAAGAAGAAAGTTTTGGCCAAAGATTTAAAAGGCGATGGTTTTGTAATCCGGTATTCTTTAGGCGCCCGTTCCAGTTTAATGAAACCTTTTACCGAAGAAGGAGCCGATTTATTACACCTGGATTTAACCTATAACAAAGCCGCTGATAATTATTTCGTAAAAACCACTCGCCTGGTAGATGGCTTTAAAGAAGCAAGTGATGCCGTAATGGTGGGCAACGAAGTATATGTAATTGAATACGGCGGCCGGGTAGGCGGCAATCTTTGGAAAATTACTTTACCCAAAGATTCTAAAGCCAAAATAACCGAGTTTGTCAGTCAAAATAACAGCAAATAA
- a CDS encoding RNA polymerase sigma-70 factor — protein sequence MKICQKSEPNFAELTKEEVFEQFFKSYYSRLVYFAYQILADKSKAEDIVQEAFIKFWDHKEEVTMNPVAIKNFLYSTVKNSSLNIVRHEKVVEKYKSNFTPAEVEETTVVNYIIQSEVLAEIHQAIQTLPESCQRISRMGYLEGMKNHEIAATLGISINTVKTQKQRAMQLLRLRLNPETFALLLVLFDYPFC from the coding sequence ATGAAAATATGCCAAAAGTCGGAGCCTAACTTTGCAGAACTTACCAAGGAAGAAGTTTTTGAACAATTTTTTAAAAGCTATTACTCCCGGTTAGTTTACTTCGCTTACCAGATTCTGGCGGATAAATCTAAAGCCGAGGACATTGTACAGGAAGCGTTTATTAAATTCTGGGACCACAAAGAAGAGGTTACCATGAATCCGGTGGCTATTAAAAACTTTCTATATTCTACCGTTAAGAATTCCAGCCTGAATATTGTCCGGCATGAAAAGGTAGTAGAAAAATATAAGAGTAATTTTACCCCCGCCGAAGTAGAAGAAACCACTGTAGTTAATTATATTATTCAATCTGAAGTACTGGCTGAAATTCACCAGGCCATTCAAACTTTACCGGAAAGTTGCCAACGCATTTCGCGGATGGGTTATCTGGAAGGCATGAAAAACCACGAGATCGCGGCTACATTAGGCATTTCCATTAACACCGTTAAAACTCAAAAACAACGGGCCATGCAGTTACTCCGTCTGCGGCTTAACCCAGAAACGTTTGCCTTACTGCTGGTTTTATTTGATTATCCATTTTGTTAA